GGATCGCCGGCGGCCTCGCCAAGGGCGCGTCCTTCGACGAACTGGTCGAGAAGTCCGCGAAGCGGCTGCGCGGCGTGGTCCTCATCGGCCGCGACCGGGCGCTGATCCGCGAAGCCCTCACGCGACACGCCCCCGAAGTCCCGGTCGTGGACCTCGAACAGACGGACACTGGTGCGATGTCCGCGGCGGTCCGTGCGGCGGCGCGCCTCGCTGAGTCCGGGGACACCGTCCTGATGGCCCCGGCCTGTGCCTCGATGGACATGTTCGTCAACTACAACAAGCGGGGCGAGGCGTTCGCGGACGCCGTCCGCGCACTCGCCGCCGAGCACGCCTGACCGATCGGCCGACAGCCCCGCGAGCGCGGGCCGCGACAGCCCCACCGGCCGGTCGCGCGCGCACGACTGGAGGGGACAGCGAAGATGCCGGCCGACGACACCGCGGGCAATGCCCCGCCTCCCGCGCGTCCTTCGGCGGGCGGACGGCCGCGCGCCGCCGCACCGTCGTTCACCGCCCTGCCCTTCGCCCCGGCGGCCCTGACTCTGCCGGGAGGGTACGCGGGCGCCGCCACAGGCCCCGCGCGGTCGCTGTGGCCGCCCGGTCTCGCCCTGCGCGGCCGGGCTCCCGGAGCGGCCGTACGACGCCCTCCCGCCGCCCGTGGCGGCTCAGGCGCCGGGTTTCCCCACCCGCCGCGGGGCAACCGCGTACGGCGGATGTACGAGCGGGCCCGCCGCGCCTGGGACCGCCCCCTCACCGCGTACTATCTGATCTTCGGCGCCGGAATGCTGCTCACCGCGCTCGGTCTGGTGATGGTCTACAGCGCCTCGATGATCAAGGCGCTGGAACTCTCCCTGCCGGGCTCGTATTTCTTCCGCAAACAGTTCCTGGCCGCGGTCATCGGCGCCGCACTCATGCTCATCGCCTCCCGGATGCCCGGCAAACTGCACCGCGCGCTGTCCTACCCGCTGCTCGTCGGCGCCGTCTTCCTGATGGTCCTCGTGCAGGTCCCGGGGATAGGGCACGCGGTCAACGGCAACCAGAACTGGATCTACCTCGGCGGCCCCTTCCAGCTCCAGCCCAGCGAGTTCGGCAAACTGGCGCTGATCCTGTGGGGCGCCGATCTGCTCGCCCGCAAACACGACAAGCGGCTGCTGACCCAGTGGAAACACCTGCTGGTGCCGCTCGTCCCGGTCGCCTTCATGCTGCTCGGACTGATCATGCTCGGCGGCGACATGGGCACCGCCATCATCCTCGCCGCGATCCTCTTCGGACTGCTGTGGCTGGCGGGGGCGCCCACCCGGCTCTTCGGCGGAGTGCTCGCCGTCACCGTCGCCCTCGGCTTCGTCCTCATCAGGACCAGCCCCAACCGCATGTCCAGGCTCGCCTGCATCGGCGCCACGGACCCCGGCCCCGGCGACCAGTGCTGGCAGGCCGTGCACGGCATCTACGCGCTGGCCTCCGGCGGATGGTTCGGTTCCGGACTCGGCGCGAGTGTGGAAAAATGGGGCCAACTCCCAGAACCTCACACCGACTTCATCTTCGCCATCACCGGGGAGGAACTGGGGCTGGCGGGGACGCTGTCGGTACTCGCCCTGTTCGCGGCTCTAGGCTATGCGGGTATCCGCGTGGCCGGACGCACGGAGGACCCCTTCGTGAGGTACGCGGCGGGAGGCGTGACCACGTGGATCACGGCACAGGCCGTGGTCAACGTCGGCGCGGTGCTCGGTCTGCTGCCGATCGCCGGAGTCCCGCTCCCGCTGTTCTCCTACGGAGGTTCAGCCCTGCTGCCGACCATGTTCGCTGTCGGGCTGCTGATCGCGTTCGCGCGAGAGGATCCCGCCGCGAAAGCGGCCCTGGCCATGCGAAGGCCCGGCGTGAGATGGAAGACGATGAGACGGCGCGTCAAGAGGCGTCCGTCCGGAGAGCGGTGAATTTCGGTGCATGTCGTACTCGCCGGTGGGGGGACCGCCGGCCACATCGAGCCCGCGCTCGCCCTCGCGGACGCCCTGCGGAGGCAGGACCCCACCGTGGGGATCACGGCCCTGGGCACGGAGCGCGGACTCGAGACCAGGCTGGTGCCCGAGCGTGGGTACGAGCTGGCGCTCATCCCCGCCGTCCCGCTGCCGCGCAAACCCACCCCTGAACTGATCACCGTCCCCGGCCGGCTGCGCGGCACCATCAAGGCGGCCGAGCAGATCCTGGAGCGTACGAAGGCGGACTGCGTCGTCGGCTTCGGCGGCTACGTCGCGCTGCCCGGCTATCTCGCCGCCAAGCGGCTCGGTGTGCCGATCGTCGTCCACGAGGCCAACGCCCGTCCCGGTCTCGCCAACAAGATCGGTTCGCGGTACGCGGCGGCCGTCGCCGTCTCCACCCCGGACAGCAAG
This window of the Streptomyces niveus genome carries:
- the ftsW gene encoding putative lipid II flippase FtsW, producing the protein MPADDTAGNAPPPARPSAGGRPRAAAPSFTALPFAPAALTLPGGYAGAATGPARSLWPPGLALRGRAPGAAVRRPPAARGGSGAGFPHPPRGNRVRRMYERARRAWDRPLTAYYLIFGAGMLLTALGLVMVYSASMIKALELSLPGSYFFRKQFLAAVIGAALMLIASRMPGKLHRALSYPLLVGAVFLMVLVQVPGIGHAVNGNQNWIYLGGPFQLQPSEFGKLALILWGADLLARKHDKRLLTQWKHLLVPLVPVAFMLLGLIMLGGDMGTAIILAAILFGLLWLAGAPTRLFGGVLAVTVALGFVLIRTSPNRMSRLACIGATDPGPGDQCWQAVHGIYALASGGWFGSGLGASVEKWGQLPEPHTDFIFAITGEELGLAGTLSVLALFAALGYAGIRVAGRTEDPFVRYAAGGVTTWITAQAVVNVGAVLGLLPIAGVPLPLFSYGGSALLPTMFAVGLLIAFAREDPAAKAALAMRRPGVRWKTMRRRVKRRPSGER